One window from the genome of Candidatus Cybelea sp. encodes:
- a CDS encoding GNAT family N-acetyltransferase, which translates to MNVRVRPVSSADSSAWASMRARLWPDADPGELAAEAAAFLAGTRLLVPIAAFVATASAPMGFLELGVRSYANGCTSMPVPFVEGWYVEPEARGRGVGRRLMEAAEAWCRDHGYSELGSDTQLWNEASLHAHTACGFSETERVVYLRKDLSTR; encoded by the coding sequence ATGAACGTCCGAGTTCGTCCGGTCTCATCGGCCGATTCTTCCGCCTGGGCCTCGATGCGCGCCCGCCTGTGGCCCGACGCGGACCCCGGCGAGCTCGCAGCCGAGGCGGCGGCATTTCTTGCGGGAACGCGCCTGTTGGTGCCGATCGCCGCCTTCGTCGCGACGGCCTCGGCGCCGATGGGTTTTCTCGAGCTCGGGGTACGCTCGTATGCGAACGGCTGCACGTCGATGCCGGTACCCTTCGTCGAGGGATGGTACGTTGAGCCGGAGGCGCGAGGACGCGGCGTCGGGCGTCGGCTGATGGAGGCCGCCGAAGCGTGGTGCCGCGACCACGGCTATTCGGAACTGGGCTCCGATACGCAACTCTGGAACGAGGCCTCGCTGCACGCGCATACCGCGTGTGGATTCAGCGAGACCGAACGGGTGGTCTACCTGCGCAAAGACCTCTCAACTCGGTAG